From a single Aulosira sp. FACHB-615 genomic region:
- a CDS encoding sugar ABC transporter ATP-binding protein, translating into MTTNIETDFLPASTAIPVLEMQGIAKRFHGVPALQGVNLTIYPGEVHALMGENGAGKSTLMKILAGAYIADEGEIRINGQPVKITDPGTARQAGINLIYQELNVAPNLSVTENIFMGSELQRGQFLDRKTMELEAQQVLNSLGATFTPQTIVGTLAIAEQQQVEIARALKDNSRILVMDEPTAALSDRETERLFEVIRKLRNDGIAIIYISHRMEEIYALADRISVLRDGQYIGSLTRDEISPQRLVQMMVGRSMQDFYEHQRQKNPGAVVLEVRNITDGRKIQPTSFQLRAGEILGLSGLVGAGRTEVSRLIFGADRKVSGEIFLNGKKLEIHSPTDAIAAGIGYVPEDRKDQGLFLEMSSRKNIGLNRLKQDANLGIVNWGSVNKIATEAVENFHIRLANLEIRAVDLSGGNQQKLLLARWLAINPRVLMLDEPTRGVDIGAKSEIYRIISDLAAQGVAILMVSSELPEIVGMSDRVLVMREGKLVGELDDTPGKEITQENIMHCATGASEVAS; encoded by the coding sequence ATGACAACAAATATTGAAACTGATTTTCTACCGGCTTCTACAGCCATTCCTGTATTAGAAATGCAGGGGATTGCCAAACGATTTCATGGTGTTCCGGCTTTGCAAGGTGTAAATCTGACCATTTATCCCGGCGAAGTTCACGCCCTGATGGGTGAAAATGGCGCAGGTAAAAGCACATTAATGAAAATTCTCGCTGGGGCTTACATTGCGGATGAAGGGGAGATTCGCATTAATGGTCAACCAGTAAAAATTACTGACCCAGGTACAGCCAGACAAGCAGGTATTAACCTGATATATCAAGAATTGAACGTTGCACCCAACTTGAGCGTTACCGAAAACATATTTATGGGGAGTGAGTTGCAGAGGGGTCAATTTTTAGACCGCAAAACGATGGAACTCGAAGCCCAGCAAGTACTAAATAGCTTGGGAGCGACTTTTACACCACAAACTATTGTTGGTACATTAGCGATCGCTGAACAACAGCAAGTCGAAATTGCCAGGGCGCTGAAAGATAACAGCCGGATTTTGGTGATGGATGAGCCGACAGCCGCCTTATCTGACCGCGAGACGGAACGCTTGTTTGAAGTGATTCGCAAACTCCGCAACGATGGCATTGCCATTATCTATATTAGTCATCGGATGGAAGAAATCTATGCTTTGGCTGACCGCATTAGTGTGTTGCGTGATGGTCAATATATTGGCAGTTTGACTCGTGATGAAATTTCGCCCCAGCGATTAGTACAAATGATGGTCGGTCGTTCCATGCAGGACTTCTACGAACATCAACGACAAAAGAATCCTGGTGCAGTAGTGCTGGAAGTTAGAAATATTACTGACGGACGCAAAATTCAGCCGACGAGTTTTCAACTGCGGGCTGGGGAAATTTTGGGATTATCTGGGTTGGTGGGTGCGGGACGGACAGAAGTATCGCGGTTAATTTTTGGTGCTGACCGCAAAGTTAGTGGTGAAATATTTTTAAATGGCAAAAAATTAGAGATTCATTCCCCCACTGATGCGATCGCCGCAGGTATTGGTTACGTCCCAGAAGACCGCAAAGACCAAGGTTTATTTCTAGAAATGAGTTCCCGAAAGAATATTGGTCTGAATAGACTCAAGCAAGATGCCAACCTTGGCATTGTCAACTGGGGTTCAGTTAATAAGATTGCCACAGAAGCCGTCGAAAACTTCCATATCCGACTAGCTAACTTAGAAATTCGCGCCGTGGATTTATCTGGAGGGAATCAACAAAAACTCCTGCTGGCGCGGTGGTTAGCTATTAACCCCAGAGTCTTGATGCTAGATGAACCAACACGCGGCGTAGATATTGGGGCGAAAAGCGAAATTTACCGAATTATCAGTGACTTAGCCGCCCAAGGAGTCGCAATTCTGATGGTTTCTAGCGAACTGCCCGAAATTGTCGGGATGAGCGATCGCGTTTTAGTCATGCGCGAAGGAAAGTTAGTCGGCGAACTCGACGACACCCCAGGCAAAGAAATCACCCAAGAAAACATTATGCACTGTGCAACTGGAGCATCGGAGGTAGCATCATGA
- a CDS encoding ABC transporter substrate-binding protein — translation MNVNKKTIAATLLSIVSGTLVSCTNVSPNTEAKNVSDISTHNTKLRSVGVTLGDLSNPFFVVMAQGAEKEAKKIGGNDVRVTVVSSGYDLNQQFNQIENFVAANTDMIILNAADSKAIRPAVDQARKAGKIVIAVDTGVDAEVDATVTTNNVQAGEISCQYIADRLKGKGNVVIVNGPPVTSVIQRVDGCLKVLAKYPDIKILSKDQNAEGSRDGGLRVMSDILVTFPKIDAVFAINDPSGVGVDLAANQAKRKEFFIVGVDGAPEAIEAIAANDSLYAATATQNPRGMTATAVQVGNDILNGKKPASPNILIPAKLITKENVSTSTGW, via the coding sequence GTGAATGTGAACAAGAAAACAATCGCAGCGACTTTATTAAGTATTGTCAGTGGTACTTTAGTCAGCTGCACCAATGTTTCTCCCAACACTGAAGCAAAAAATGTATCTGATATAAGTACACACAACACTAAATTACGATCTGTTGGTGTCACCCTGGGCGATTTAAGTAATCCTTTCTTTGTTGTCATGGCCCAGGGTGCAGAGAAAGAAGCCAAGAAAATTGGCGGTAATGATGTCAGAGTTACTGTTGTTTCTAGTGGCTATGACTTGAATCAGCAATTTAATCAAATTGAAAATTTTGTGGCGGCGAATACTGACATGATTATTCTCAACGCGGCTGATAGTAAAGCTATTAGACCAGCAGTTGACCAAGCCAGAAAAGCAGGCAAGATTGTAATTGCGGTAGACACAGGCGTAGACGCAGAGGTAGATGCTACCGTCACTACCAATAATGTGCAAGCCGGAGAAATCAGCTGTCAATATATTGCCGATCGCCTCAAAGGTAAAGGTAATGTAGTCATAGTCAACGGGCCACCAGTCACTTCTGTAATTCAGCGAGTTGATGGCTGCTTGAAAGTCTTAGCCAAATATCCCGATATCAAAATTCTTTCTAAAGACCAGAACGCCGAAGGTAGCCGGGATGGGGGACTGAGAGTGATGAGCGATATTCTGGTAACTTTCCCCAAAATTGATGCTGTTTTTGCCATCAACGATCCTAGTGGCGTGGGAGTAGATTTAGCCGCCAACCAAGCCAAACGCAAAGAATTTTTCATAGTGGGAGTGGATGGTGCGCCAGAAGCAATCGAAGCGATCGCTGCTAACGATAGCCTATATGCTGCTACCGCCACTCAAAATCCTAGAGGGATGACAGCAACCGCAGTACAAGTTGGCAACGATATTTTAAACGGCAAAAAACCCGCATCACCCAATATTTTGATTCCCGCCAAGTTGATTACGAAAGAGAACGTTAGTACTTCTACTGGTTGGTAG
- a CDS encoding LacI family DNA-binding transcriptional regulator, with product MSKRKISIEDIARKAGVSHSTVSRALRDSPLISAKVREEIKKLAQEMNYVPNAIAQSLQNQRTYTVGVIVTSIADPFFGELVEGIEQVARKAGLNVLLNASHGNFDQEIAAIENFHYRRVDGILVADSRVGKHYNQQLTQFTVPTVLINIDTEDQHETFNSVAIDDRLGGCVAVEHLLDLGHTRIGYLGVGDGSKADQQRLEGYQLALSQAELPANQDWVAIPQRDSQTISDFDIGKQLLPQLVAAGVTGIFCYNDMVAVGALLACKELGISVPQDLSLVGFDNIALASYITPPLTTVSQRMVEMGELAMTMLLDLFEEKAVDNILLSPFLVKRGSTTKVSQAKKISNYIEVKI from the coding sequence ATGAGTAAACGAAAGATTTCCATTGAAGATATTGCCCGCAAAGCAGGCGTTTCTCATTCCACAGTTTCACGCGCTTTACGAGACAGTCCATTAATTAGTGCCAAAGTACGGGAAGAAATCAAAAAACTAGCGCAGGAAATGAATTATGTGCCGAATGCGATCGCCCAAAGTTTACAAAATCAGCGCACTTATACTGTTGGGGTAATTGTTACATCCATCGCCGATCCCTTTTTTGGTGAACTAGTCGAAGGAATTGAACAAGTAGCCAGAAAAGCCGGCTTGAATGTGTTATTAAATGCGTCACATGGAAATTTTGACCAAGAAATAGCCGCTATTGAGAATTTCCACTACCGCCGAGTAGATGGAATTTTAGTTGCTGATTCCCGCGTTGGCAAACACTATAACCAGCAGTTAACGCAATTTACTGTGCCAACAGTTCTAATTAACATCGATACGGAAGATCAACACGAAACCTTTAACTCCGTCGCCATCGACGATCGCTTAGGTGGCTGTGTAGCCGTAGAACATCTCCTAGATTTAGGACACACTCGAATCGGCTATTTAGGAGTAGGTGATGGTAGCAAAGCCGACCAACAACGCCTAGAAGGATATCAACTGGCGCTATCTCAAGCAGAGTTACCAGCAAATCAAGATTGGGTAGCAATTCCCCAGCGAGACAGTCAAACAATCAGTGATTTTGATATCGGTAAACAACTCCTACCCCAATTAGTAGCAGCTGGCGTAACTGGCATTTTTTGCTACAACGATATGGTTGCCGTTGGCGCTCTTTTGGCTTGTAAAGAATTAGGTATTTCCGTCCCACAAGATTTGAGCCTTGTGGGATTTGATAATATTGCGCTTGCCAGTTACATCACACCACCACTCACAACAGTCAGTCAGCGTATGGTAGAAATGGGCGAATTGGCTATGACTATGTTGCTTGACTTATTTGAAGAAAAAGCTGTAGACAATATTCTTCTATCGCCATTTTTAGTCAAACGGGGTAGTACTACCAAAGTCAGTCAAGCTAAAAAAATCAGTAATTATATTGAGGTAAAAATCTAA
- a CDS encoding DUF4327 family protein, with the protein MSVNTVPSINYYSLDVIQDEARRLVQKGMVSRQQPIYTLCQYIPAREWVCVECELEKCDFLLRDRIGDLIGREQWDND; encoded by the coding sequence ATGAGTGTGAATACGGTGCCCTCTATCAATTACTACTCTCTAGATGTAATCCAAGACGAAGCACGCCGACTGGTGCAGAAGGGGATGGTTAGCCGACAACAGCCAATATATACACTCTGCCAATACATCCCAGCAAGAGAGTGGGTGTGCGTTGAATGTGAGTTGGAAAAATGCGATTTTCTATTGCGCGATCGCATTGGCGACCTCATTGGTCGTGAACAATGGGACAATGACTAA
- a CDS encoding metal-sensitive transcriptional regulator has translation MNGSNRLKSESLPISQSTENFHSHDIDHHEHGESHHSHVHSEESLRKIVNRLSRIEGHIRGIKTMVQQSSPCPDVLLQIAAVRGALDRVARIVLDEHLTECIARAAQDGNIDVEIEQLKAALDRFMP, from the coding sequence ATGAATGGATCAAACCGATTAAAGTCAGAATCCTTGCCTATCTCTCAGTCAACCGAAAACTTCCACTCCCACGATATAGATCATCATGAGCATGGAGAGTCCCATCATTCTCATGTTCATAGTGAAGAGTCTTTACGCAAAATTGTGAATCGGTTGTCACGCATAGAAGGACATATTCGCGGTATTAAAACAATGGTGCAACAAAGCAGTCCTTGTCCTGATGTATTATTGCAGATTGCCGCAGTTAGAGGCGCATTAGATCGAGTCGCCCGCATTGTCTTAGATGAACACTTGACTGAATGTATTGCCAGAGCAGCACAAGATGGCAATATAGATGTTGAAATTGAGCAGTTAAAAGCGGCTTTAGATCGATTTATGCCTTAA
- a CDS encoding cytochrome c, whose translation MDNQITKPELLMQRIVLLALAILLSIPLGIFGVQMVQASDPYVKTVLSLAGDTVQGNAIFQINCAGCHGWQADGRVGPSLQAVSKRKSPYKLIHQVISGETPPMPKFQPSPQEMADLLSFLETL comes from the coding sequence TTGGATAACCAGATTACCAAACCTGAACTTCTGATGCAGCGTATCGTCTTATTAGCTCTAGCGATACTGCTATCAATCCCTTTGGGCATCTTTGGTGTTCAAATGGTACAAGCCTCAGACCCCTACGTTAAAACCGTTCTTTCCTTGGCTGGAGACACAGTTCAGGGAAATGCAATCTTTCAAATTAACTGTGCTGGTTGTCATGGTTGGCAAGCAGATGGGCGAGTCGGCCCCAGTTTACAAGCTGTTTCTAAACGTAAATCTCCTTATAAGTTGATTCACCAAGTGATTAGCGGTGAAACGCCGCCTATGCCAAAATTTCAGCCTAGTCCTCAAGAAATGGCAGACCTTTTGAGCTTTTTGGAAACCTTATAA
- the petG gene encoding cytochrome b6-f complex subunit V — MVEPLLSGIVLGLIVVTLAGLFYAAYKQYKRPNELGG; from the coding sequence GTGGTTGAACCCCTGCTTTCTGGTATTGTGCTTGGTCTAATTGTTGTAACTCTCGCTGGTTTATTCTACGCTGCATACAAACAATACAAGCGTCCCAACGAGTTGGGTGGTTGA
- a CDS encoding type II toxin-antitoxin system RelE/ParE family toxin — MTRRIVVTPKASLDIDEHFAYIALENSEAALQFFDSARQTFAQLSRMPGIGSLCLLDNPSLQGLRKWPVKGFKRYLIFYFEREDSIEIVRLLYAGRNIERILEQ, encoded by the coding sequence ATGACAAGACGTATTGTTGTTACACCTAAAGCAAGCTTAGATATTGATGAACACTTTGCTTACATTGCGCTAGAAAACTCAGAAGCTGCATTACAATTTTTTGACTCTGCACGTCAGACCTTTGCTCAGTTGTCACGTATGCCTGGAATTGGTAGCTTATGTTTATTGGATAATCCAAGTTTGCAAGGGTTACGTAAATGGCCAGTGAAGGGTTTTAAGAGATACCTAATTTTTTATTTTGAGCGGGAGGATAGCATCGAAATTGTGCGACTTCTCTATGCTGGGCGCAATATTGAAAGGATTTTGGAACAATAG
- a CDS encoding type II toxin-antitoxin system ParD family antitoxin: protein MFKLNISLPEQLQEFLEQQVVTGGYANTNEYINHLIRQEQERIAQKNLESMLIEGIESGEVVEITDEWWEQKRARLVEQLHQKQ, encoded by the coding sequence ATGTTCAAACTTAATATTTCGCTTCCTGAGCAATTGCAAGAATTTCTAGAGCAACAGGTTGTGACTGGTGGCTACGCTAATACCAATGAATACATTAATCATCTCATCCGTCAAGAACAAGAGCGAATTGCCCAGAAAAATTTAGAATCAATGCTAATCGAAGGTATTGAAAGTGGAGAAGTTGTGGAAATAACAGACGAGTGGTGGGAACAAAAACGCGCCAGATTAGTTGAACAACTACATCAAAAGCAGTAA
- the rsmD gene encoding 16S rRNA (guanine(966)-N(2))-methyltransferase RsmD: MSLRIYGKRPIKTLPGKETRPTSARVREAVFNIWQGEIVGCRWLDLCAGSGSMGAEALCRGASLVVGIEQSSRACAIIQENWQQLASNEQQWQLLRGDVIQQLKMLSGKQFDRIYFDPPYASGLYQPVLEAIANYNLLDAKGEIAAEHNPQGWTPPVIPNWEISRQKVYGNTALTFYRVIDSDVINEP; encoded by the coding sequence ATGAGTTTGAGAATTTACGGCAAACGTCCAATTAAAACTTTACCAGGGAAAGAAACCAGACCCACAAGCGCACGGGTAAGAGAAGCTGTTTTTAATATTTGGCAAGGCGAAATTGTTGGTTGTCGCTGGCTAGATTTGTGCGCGGGTAGTGGTTCAATGGGAGCAGAGGCTTTGTGTAGAGGAGCCAGCTTGGTAGTAGGAATTGAACAATCAAGCCGAGCCTGTGCAATTATTCAAGAAAATTGGCAGCAATTAGCCAGCAATGAACAACAATGGCAACTATTACGTGGTGATGTAATTCAGCAGTTAAAAATGTTGTCAGGAAAACAGTTTGACAGAATTTATTTCGATCCACCTTATGCTAGTGGATTATATCAACCTGTGCTAGAAGCGATCGCTAACTATAATTTATTAGATGCCAAGGGTGAAATCGCCGCAGAACACAACCCCCAAGGCTGGACACCGCCAGTAATACCCAATTGGGAAATCTCTCGCCAAAAAGTTTACGGTAACACCGCCTTAACTTTCTACAGAGTTATCGACTCTGATGTGATTAACGAACCGTGA
- the hisH gene encoding imidazole glycerol phosphate synthase subunit HisH, protein MPVIAVVDYDMGNLHSVCKGIEKAGATPKITDSAKEISLADAVVLPGVGAFDPAVQHLRERNLEQPIKDAISSGKPFLGICLGLQILFESSAEGTQPGLGIIKGKVRRFQHEPGITIPHMGWNQLELTQAKSILWEHLPANPWVYFVHSYYVDPTDPQVRAATVTHGTQTITAAIAKENLMAVQFHPEKSSNIGLQILSNFVSQVREQIAA, encoded by the coding sequence ATGCCAGTTATTGCAGTCGTAGATTACGACATGGGAAATTTGCACTCAGTCTGTAAAGGCATAGAAAAAGCTGGGGCAACTCCCAAGATTACAGATTCTGCTAAAGAGATATCATTGGCGGATGCTGTAGTATTGCCAGGAGTTGGTGCATTTGATCCCGCAGTGCAACATTTAAGAGAACGGAATTTAGAACAACCCATAAAAGATGCGATATCATCTGGCAAACCCTTCTTAGGAATTTGTTTAGGATTGCAAATTTTATTTGAATCAAGTGCGGAAGGAACTCAACCAGGGCTAGGAATTATCAAAGGAAAAGTCCGCCGCTTTCAGCATGAACCAGGAATTACTATTCCTCACATGGGTTGGAACCAACTTGAATTAACCCAAGCAAAAAGCATTTTATGGGAACATTTGCCCGCTAACCCTTGGGTTTATTTTGTGCATTCTTATTATGTTGACCCAACAGATCCGCAAGTCCGGGCTGCAACTGTTACTCACGGTACTCAAACTATCACAGCCGCCATTGCCAAAGAAAATCTCATGGCAGTGCAGTTTCACCCCGAAAAATCCTCTAATATAGGATTGCAAATCCTATCTAATTTTGTTTCTCAAGTGCGTGAACAAATTGCAGCATAG
- a CDS encoding peptidase C15, with the protein MKKRFLLTSFDTWLRDQDSNSSDDLLQEVSQVASLPHDLKFLRLLPVDVMLASSWVIQKVEELQPDYIICCGMAASRQRLSVEEGANQGAIFLPTAVNLEKLVLGTVATDISSDCGKFVCEGLYYAVLDYLQQSKLSTRCIFVHVPVLNQENLLVVLADFLLIIHNLALI; encoded by the coding sequence ATGAAGAAAAGATTTTTATTAACTTCTTTTGACACTTGGTTAAGAGATCAAGATTCAAATTCATCGGATGATTTATTACAAGAAGTGAGTCAAGTTGCATCGCTCCCCCATGATTTAAAATTTCTGCGGCTGTTACCTGTAGATGTGATGCTGGCTAGTTCCTGGGTAATTCAAAAAGTTGAGGAGTTGCAACCGGATTATATTATCTGTTGTGGGATGGCTGCTAGTCGGCAAAGATTAAGTGTAGAGGAGGGTGCTAATCAAGGTGCGATTTTTTTGCCGACGGCAGTTAATTTGGAAAAATTAGTTTTGGGAACAGTAGCAACTGATATTAGTAGTGACTGCGGTAAATTTGTTTGCGAAGGTCTTTATTATGCAGTTCTTGACTATCTCCAGCAATCTAAACTCTCAACTCGTTGTATATTTGTTCACGTTCCGGTGTTAAATCAAGAAAATTTGCTGGTTGTTCTAGCTGACTTCTTATTAATTATTCACAATTTGGCACTCATATAA
- a CDS encoding DUF3370 domain-containing protein, whose protein sequence is MLSFLLSLLISQTTPPTPPPEEVVQPQQVLPLPGKLDSVPTFNSNSPELVLKEGILLSTFPGDGKKVPTAHLNFPFRGRFDIFAHHVAKADPPENLRSLYLGIILHNPTDQPVTVNILQAASYLSQPDAPFIELPPYVEDAAGKVFAGPGSRVMSDIIRGRRQAIFPAQIVLAPKQSQMLLNLPIPVQGLTPPLNGRSTLMRLRSNGTVYAASLAMFAKDNPDGSERAPTLAEWENLLDNGELSTPRDKTPTPLEETGKPRIYGRVAGVAGGSFWRAFIVDSPKARFLTIPQPGQAVSYALSTLHGGTLGTNQIQSAPMLVRYPDTAYRAHGNYAIQYNLKLPLYNNTATPKTVAVAMQTPIKEDQLVKPGLRFFATPARQTFFRGSVRIRYKDDKGMPQTKFVHLVQKRGQPGQPLVVLNMKPSDRRLVEVDFLYPPDATPPQVLTVSTQG, encoded by the coding sequence ATGTTGTCATTTTTACTCAGTTTACTGATTTCACAAACCACACCTCCCACACCGCCACCAGAAGAAGTTGTCCAACCGCAACAGGTTCTACCCTTACCAGGAAAGTTAGATTCAGTGCCAACTTTTAATAGCAATAGTCCAGAATTGGTGTTGAAGGAAGGGATTTTATTATCTACTTTTCCTGGGGATGGGAAAAAAGTTCCAACAGCACATTTAAATTTTCCCTTCCGGGGAAGATTTGATATTTTCGCTCATCATGTTGCTAAAGCTGATCCGCCAGAAAATTTGCGATCGCTTTATCTCGGTATAATTTTGCATAACCCGACTGACCAACCAGTCACCGTCAATATCTTGCAGGCGGCGAGTTATTTAAGTCAGCCAGATGCACCATTTATTGAACTACCGCCTTATGTCGAAGATGCGGCGGGTAAAGTATTTGCGGGGCCTGGTTCTCGCGTCATGTCTGATATTATCAGAGGCAGACGACAAGCAATTTTCCCGGCACAAATAGTCCTGGCACCCAAGCAAAGTCAAATGTTGCTCAATCTTCCAATTCCGGTGCAGGGGTTAACACCGCCTTTAAATGGTCGTTCGACTTTAATGCGCTTGCGGAGTAACGGTACAGTCTACGCCGCTAGTTTAGCGATGTTTGCCAAAGATAATCCTGATGGTAGTGAACGTGCGCCGACGTTGGCAGAGTGGGAAAATTTGTTAGATAACGGTGAATTATCCACACCACGAGATAAAACACCAACTCCTTTAGAAGAAACTGGGAAACCCAGAATTTACGGAAGAGTCGCCGGGGTAGCTGGCGGTTCCTTTTGGCGTGCATTTATCGTAGATAGTCCCAAAGCGCGATTTTTGACAATTCCCCAGCCGGGACAAGCTGTTTCTTACGCGCTGAGTACCTTACACGGCGGAACTTTGGGGACGAATCAAATTCAAAGTGCGCCAATGTTAGTCCGTTATCCCGACACTGCATATCGCGCACATGGTAACTATGCAATTCAATACAACTTGAAGTTACCGTTATATAACAACACTGCTACGCCAAAAACTGTTGCGGTGGCGATGCAAACTCCCATTAAAGAAGACCAGTTAGTTAAACCAGGACTGCGCTTTTTTGCTACCCCAGCCCGCCAAACCTTCTTTCGCGGCAGTGTGCGGATACGTTACAAAGATGATAAAGGTATGCCACAAACCAAATTTGTGCATTTAGTCCAAAAACGGGGTCAACCAGGACAACCACTAGTAGTATTAAATATGAAACCGAGCGATCGCCGATTAGTCGAAGTAGACTTTCTCTATCCACCAGATGCTACCCCACCGCAGGTATTAACTGTGTCAACGCAAGGATGA
- a CDS encoding type II toxin-antitoxin system ParD family antitoxin, producing the protein MKFKFNRRHKIFIEEKLSSGRYHTIEEIIIEALELLEEHDKKYEQWLEAVRKSADVSIAELERVDNKFLIAQLERKLRQALES; encoded by the coding sequence ATGAAATTCAAATTCAACCGAAGACACAAAATATTTATTGAAGAGAAACTCAGTAGCGGTAGGTATCACACTATTGAGGAAATAATTATCGAAGCTTTAGAGCTTTTGGAAGAACATGATAAAAAGTATGAACAATGGTTAGAAGCTGTCCGTAAAAGTGCAGATGTTTCTATTGCTGAATTAGAAAGAGTTGACAACAAATTTTTAATAGCCCAGTTAGAAAGGAAATTACGTCAAGCACTAGAGTCTTAG